The sequence AGGGCGTGCACGCGGGGTAGACTCGCGCGCGTCCATGCAGATCTTCGTCACCGGAGCCTCGGGATTCGTGGGCGGTGCAGCGGTGCGCCGCTTCGTGCGGGAGGGCCACCGCGTGCGCGCGATGGCCCGCAGCGATCGGTCGGCCGAGGCCGTCGCGGCGCTCGGCGCCGAGCCGGTGCGCTGCAGCCTCGAGGCGATCGGCGCCGCCGACATCGGCGACGCCGATGTCGTGCTGCATGCCGCGGCGTTCGTCGACGACTGGGGCCCCGCCGAGGCGTGGTACCAGGGCAACGTCATCGGCACCGAGCACGTGCTCGCGGCCACGCGCGCCGCGGGGGCCCGACGCTTCATCCACATCGGCACCGAGGCCGCGATCGTGCACGGGCAGGACATCGACGGTGCCGACGAGAGCTACCCGCTCGCTCCGGAGTCGACCTATCCCTACTGCGCGACCAAGGCCGCCGCCGAAGCGATGGTCCGTGCTGCCAACGACGCGCGGCTCGAGACGATCGTGCTGCGCTCTCGCCTGGTCTGGGGCCCCGGTGACACCACGCTCGCGCCCGCCATCGAGGCGATGGCCGGCCGCTGGCGCTGGATCGACCACGGCGCGCGCGCACCTCGACCACGCACATCGACAACCTCGTCGAGGCCATCGCGCTCGCGCTCACCGAGGGCGTGCCCGGCGAGGCGTACTTCGTGCTCGACGACGGCGTCTCGACCATGCACGAGATGATCACCGGCATGGCCGCAGCCCGCGGCATCACGCTGCCCGACGCCAGCATCCCGGGCTGGCTCGCGGCGGCGATCGGCCGCACCTGCGAGGCGTTGTGGCGCGGGCTGCCGCTGCGCGGCGCACCGCCGCTGACGCGTCATGCGGCGATGGTCATGGCGCGCAGCTGCGTGCTCGACGACGCCAAGGCGCGTCGCGAGCTGCGCTATCGGCCCGTCATCACGCGCGAGGCAGGGCTTCGCGCGCTGGCCACGTGATGCGGGCCCCAAGGCCGCTCCATCGCGAGGGCTCTGCGCCACGCAGCAGCGCGAGGACGGCCGGATCGTCGGCGTAGTCGGCGGCCGTGCGCCCCTCGTCGCAGCGGCGGGTGACGTCTGCGCCGCCCGCGAGCAGGCGCCGCACCGCCGCGTCGTGACCGTTGTCCGACGCCCACATGAGCGCGGTCTTGCCCCACGCGTTGGGCAGATCGACCGAGGCGCCGGCCACCAGCAGCGCGTCGACGACGTCGGCGTGGCCATCGATCGCGGCCGAGACCAACGCGGTCTCGCCCCCGAGCCCGGTCCGTGCGTCGATCTTCGCGCCCGCGCGCAGCAGTGCTCGCACGACCTCGACGTGACCATCGCGTGCCGCGAGCACGATCGCCGGCGCGGCGAACGAGATGCCTTCGACGACCGTGTCGGACACCGCATCCGGCCTCGCGCCACGGGCCATCGCGGCCTCGACCACAGCTGCATCGCCGCGGCTCGCCGCCGCCAGCAGCTCGCGATCGGCGTCGGTGAGCGACGATGTCGCGGTCGAGTCCAACCACGCGCGGGGATCGGGCCGATCGCACGCCAGCGCGAGGCAGAGCAGATACGAGCACACCGTTCGCATCGTCGACACCACGCGCGACCCGCAGTTCCGATCACGGCAGCGACGACAGGAAGCCCCAGAACGCCGGCGCGGCGAGCCCGTCCTGGCGCGAGTGGTCCTGCCCTGCGGTTGGGCACCACACCACGGGATAGCCCTCGTCGCAGCCGGCGTAGGCCTCGCAGGGTGGCGGATCGATCGGGCTCGTCGGCGCCGCGGCATCGCAGCCGTTGCGCGCGAGCAGGCTGTCGCGCGCCGATTCGCTGGCGGAGATGTTCACGGTCTGATCGTCGGCGTCGTGGATGAGCAGCGCAGCGACCTGGCCCGGGCAGTCGTTGCCGGGTTGACCACCGGCGATGCTCGCGATGCCACGCAGCACGTCGGCGCGCGCGCAGCCGAGTGCGTGGGTCATGAACGATCCGCTGCTGTAGCCGGTCGCGAAGCGGTGCTCGGGGTCGGCGCACCAGGTGGCCTCGACGTCGGCGACCAACGCATCGAAGAAGGTCACGTCGGGGCCCTGCGCGTTGCTGTCCCAGCAGCTCGCGACCGCCTTGCCGCGCACGTGGATGGCATCGGCGCCGCTGTGGTCCTGCACCGGCGGGTTGTTGTTCCAACGATCGTCACCGTCGCTGCAGCCGTGGAACTGATAGACCACCGGATACGCGCGCGCGGGATCGTAGGGCTCGGGCAACCACACCCAGTACTCGCGCGTGACGCCGTCGACGTCGACGGTGTGGCCCGACCAGGTCATCGTGGGATCGCTGGCCGCGATGCCGCAGCCGGCGGTGCCAGGGCTCGCCCCTGTGCTTTCGCCGCTGCCGTCGCTGCCACCGCTGCTGTCGGCGGCCGAGGTCGCGCTGGCCTGCGTGCCGCCGCTGCTGCCGTCACCGGCGGTGCCCGTCGTCATCGACGTGGCGGTGCCGCTGGCGGTGCCGCCCGACGACGACCCGCCGTCACTCCCGGTGACACCACCATCGCCACCGCCATCGCCTGCACAGCCGAGCGCGATCACCAAGCACAGCCAGAGACGTCGCATGGCAGCACGATACCAGCGTCCCCATCGTGTCGGCAGGACCCGACCAGAAAGCGGCCCGCGCACGGCGGTGCTCCCCGAGGCCCCGGCTGGCATGCCACGGCCGTGGTGATCCGTCACGTCGGCCGCGACTCTACCGCAGCGAGCCATGCACGCCGCCGCACCCGACCTCCCGAAACTGATCGAGGGCCGCTTTCGCCCACCGCTCGTCACCCGCATGGTCCGCCCGATCCCGATGGCCGGCCGGGGACGCTGCCGCATCGATCCGGTGTGGTTGCACGTCGAGGGCCGCCGCGGCTCGAGCGTGCTGCCGACCCTCGCGTTCGTGGTGCTGCTCGTCGCAGCGGTGCTCGCCGTGCTCGCGCTCGCGAACCACTTCCACCGCACCGTCGAGCCGCGCGCCTTGGGCGGGTTGATCGCCGTGCTCGCGCTGTCCCTCGGCCGCATCGTCCGCCCCCGCGCCACCCGCACGCCGCTGGTGCTGGCGATCCCGTGGTCGTCGATCGCCGCAGTCGCGGCCGAGGGCCGCCGCGGCGTGGTGATCCACGTACGCGCGTTCGCACCGGCGGGCACGCTGCACTTCGAGCCCGCCGCGAACGTGGATCGGCACGCCCTGCTCGCGGCGCTCGCGGACCATGTCGATCGCGCCCGCGCACCGGAGGCGATCACCACGGTGCGCACCGCAGTCACCTACGGGCGCTGATGCGTCGTCGCCAAAGGTGATGCCGCTGCCCGCGCCCCACGCCCGCCGTCGCTGCCGTGAACGCGGACCGCGAGCACGTCGCGACGCGCTCAGGGTGAGCGGGTGAAGACCTCGCGCTGCAGCCAGTCGCGCGAGCCCGGATCGAACGCGGTCGCGATGCGACCGCCGGCCGACCACGGATCTTCGGCCCGCACCGCGGCCCAATAGTCGAACTCCATCTGCGCCACCGCGCGACTCGACGCCGAGTGGACCGGCCGCGGGTAGTGCGTGCGCGCGATGGGCGAGTTGAACACCACGCCGATGCGCTCCTCGCCGTAGGTGCCGAGGCTGGCGTAGAGCAGCCCGATCGCGCGGTTCACCGCGTAGCCGACGGTGCCTCGGGGATAGCCGACGGTGGCCGCGAAGGCGCCGAGTCGCGTATGCGGGATCGGTCGCAGGTTGCCAGCCGCAACGCGCCGCAGCTCGTGCAACCGCACCGCCGCCCCAGCCCCCGCGGCCGCCATCACCCGCGCCAACACGGCCTGGTCGCTCAAGTACCCGAGGAAGCCACTCTTGTCGTCGCCGGCCCTGCCCACGCGACTTGGGGTACGTGGCGCACCGCCACCCGGATCGACGAGGGCTCGCGAGCTCGCTGCCTTCAGCCCGGTGCCAGCACCAGATCGATCGCCGAGATCGCCGGCGGGTAGCTCTGCGGCACGCCGCTGGTCGCGAACTGCAGCGTGTTGTCGCCGGCCTGCAGCTCGTCGACCGGCAGCTCGAGCATCTGGCCCAGCTCGCCCTGGATGAGACCGGTGGCGAGCAACGCCAGCTCGTCGGCGTCGAAGCTGCGCTCGTGCCAGCCGTGCTCGTTGACGCGGTAGTGCAGCACGTACTGCTCGTGGGGCACGTCCTGGCCCAGCAGGTACCACATCGAGACCGCCAGACGGGCGCGGCCCATGCCGCTGGCGTCGACGCCGGGCATCGTCAGCGTCAGCGGCGTGGCGTCGGCGAAGTCCGGCACGCGGTAGCCGACGTCCATCACCGGCCCCGGGATGTTCCACGCGTCGGTGCCGGCCACGAGCGCGTCGCCGACCTCGAACTCGCGCCCCCCGTCGATCACCGGACCATCGAAGCCGACGTTGTCCCAGCGCGTGACCCAGGCGTCGATCACCTCGGTCGCGCCGTACGCGTCGTCCTGGCTGTACTTGATGGTCGCGTGGTTGTGCGTCGTCAGATGCACCCAGCCGCGCGAGAACGGCAGCGCGACGTCGACCGCGTGCAGCAACACCGCGGGCTCGAAGCTCACGCCGTCGTCGGCGTACGGCGAGCCGTAGACCTCGACGTGTTGCTGCGACACCCGGACCTCGAAGTGGTTGAGCTTGCCCTTCGCCCCCGCGACGCAGGTGAACTCGGGACCCGGGAACACCTCATCGTGATAGTTGCTGCTGACGTCGATGAAGCGCACGCCGACGCTGCCGAGCTGCCCGGGACAGCTGGCCTGGAACTGCACCTGCATGCCGTTGCGCGGCACCGGCCCGCCCTCGTCGTTGCCGAGGATCGCAAACGACGGCAGCGGCGTCGGGTCCTCGGTGATCTCGAGTGAGATCCAGCCCAGCAGGCCGTTCAGCACGTAGCCCTCAGCGTCGAACACGATGGTGCCGGTGCGGCCCTCGAAGTCGAAGGGCTGCCGGATGCGGTACGAGTTCTGCCCGTAGTTCTGCGCGCCCACGGCCATCAACAGGTGTGGGCTCGCGATGTCGTCGTTGGCGTCGCAGACCAGCGTGTCCTGGTCGGGGAACACCTGCGACGGCAGGTCGTTGCGGCAGTCGGTGATGGTGGCCGGGCCCGCCGCGATCGCGCGACCGTTGCCGGTCGCCAGCTGCGGGTTGCCCCGCGCGGCGCTCCAGCGTCGCGCGTCGAGCTCGACCGCGCGGCCGCGATGATCACTCGGCGCGTCGAAGGTCTCGCAGAAGGCCGCGGACGCGAAGCCGCAGCCGGGCCCGCCGGGCACCGTGCCGGTCTCGCCGCCGTCGGAGCTGCCGCCGGAATCGGAACCCACGCTCGCGCTGGCCGCGGTCGAGCTCACCACCCCGGTCGAATCGCCCGCGCCATGCATCCCGCTCGAGGCGCCACCATCGTCCGTCGACGCGGCACCGCTACCGCTCGGCGTGCTGCCGCAGGCCGAGCACAACGCTGCCACCCACACACGCGCCCGGCACGAGGACTCGCGCGTCACGGCTTCACCACCACGCGCCAAAACCCCTCCTGCAGGTTCGACGAGTACAGCACGCCGTGGCCGGGGTCATAGCCGAAGCTGCCGCCCATCGACAAGCTCGGCGCGTCGAACTCGGTCCAGGTGACGCCGTCGTCGACCGACCGGAGGTACCGCGCGGTCTCGCAGAAGCCACCGAAGTAGCAGGTGCTGGTGTACAGCGTCGCGCCATCGCTCACCACGCCGCCGACGATCGGCCCGGTGCCCTCGATGAGCGACCACGTCGGCACCGTGCCATCGGTGCTGCGCCAGATGCCGTCGGCGCCGGCCACCACGAACGCACCGCCGGGCGTGCGGACCAGCTGCGAGCCCTGCAGGTGGCTCGTGGTCATGCCGACGATCGCCTCCCAGCTGTCGCCGCCGTCGTCGCTGCGCCAGAAGCCGTTGCTCTGCGAGCCCCACAGCCAGGTCTGCGCGTCGAGGAAGAAGATCACCTGGCCCTCGTTGCCGTCCCAGCTCGGCTCACCGTCGATGAGGCTCCACGACGCGCCGGCGTCGTGGCTCTCGGCGATGCAGGTCGCCGGATGCGGTGGCAGGCACGACTCGTGGAAGGTCAGGAGGATGTGCTCGTGATCGGTGGGGTCGATCGCGATGACGTTGGCGAAGTTGTACGTGAACGCGGCGCCCAGCTCCGGCTGCGCCGGCGGTGGCCATACCGGCGCCCAGTCGACGCCGCCGTCGATCGACTTGAACAGCCCGTTCGCGCCGTAACCCGAGTTGGTGTAGACGACCTCGGGCTCGATCGGATCGATCGCGAAGGTCCAGTTCATGCCCGAGTCGACGGCATCGCCGTTCTCGCCGGTGCTGATGTGCACCCACGTCGCGCCGCAGTCGGTGCTCTTCCACACCTTCTGGAACAGGGTCCCGAGGTAGATCGTGCCTTGGTTCACCGGATCGACCGCAAACGCGAACGTGCCCGCGTCCTGCCCCTGACCAAAGCCCGCGGCGACCTCGGGCGGCGTGATGTCCTCGAACACGCCCTCGCCCGCGAGGCTGTCGCACGCGCCGAGCACCGGCGGCGGACCGGTCTCGTCGCCGCCGTCACTGCTGCCGTCGTCGCTCGACGTGGCGGACATCGTCGTGCCCGCGGTCGTGGTCGGGGGCCCGCCGCTGCTGTCGTCGCCAGCGGCGGTGGTGCCCGCGGAGGCCGAGCCCGCGGTGCCCGCGGTGCCCGCATCCGCAGCCGAGCTGCTGCCATCGCCGTCGTCGGCGACCGACGGCGCGCCGCCGCACGCCGCCGCGACCAGCCAAGCTCCAATTGCGCGCGCGTGGGTGGGGATCGCCATGCGAGTACACCCATGCACGCGCGGCGCTCCACCTGTGGACCGAAATGCGCGCGCGCGGGCGAGACCCGTAGGCCCCCAAAGACCCCCAAAGAAATCGGTGCTATCTATCGCGCGTGCCCGCGCGCATGGCCTTGGCGCTGGTCATCCGGCTCGCGCCCGCGGTCGCACCCGCGCCGACGCCGACACCGACCGCGACGGCAGAGGGCGCGCCCACCCCCGCCGTGCCCAGCCCGACCGCGTTCGAGTGGATCGCACCGGACGGCTGCCCTGACGCGACCTTTGCCCGCGCGAGCGTCGAGCACTACGCCGGCCGCAGCCTCGCCGACACCGCCGCGGTGCTGCACGCCGCGCGCGCCGAGATCGTTGCGCAGGCGCAGGGTGACTTCCGCCTGCGGCTCGAACTCGAGGTCGCCGCGGGCACACCGGTGCAGCGCACACTGCGGGACGAGAGCTGTCGCGTGCTGGCCGAGACCGCGGCCTTGATGATCGCCGTGACGATCGACCCCCTCGCAGCGACGCGCGTGGGCACGCTGCCGGAGCCTGCGCCCACGCGCGCACCGACACCCGAGCCGCCGCCGGTCGAGCCACCGAAGCCGCCGGCCACGAAGCCATCGACCCCGCCCGGTCCCCCCACGCGCAGCTGCGACGCCGGCCCCGCCCTGCGCCGCACCGGTGTCACCGATCGTCGCCCGTGCGTCGGGCTCGAGGCCCGTGCCGGTCTGCAGCTGGGGTTGCTCCCGACCGCAATCGGCCCCGGTGTCGCGATCACGCTGGCGCTCGCATGGCCGCGCCTGCGGATCGAGCTCGGCGGCAGCCACTGGTTCCGTCGACCCGCACGCACGGGCGACGATCGCAACCGCGGAGGTAACCTGCAGCTCAGCGCCGGCTCGCTGGGCGCGTGCGCGCGTCTGCGGCATCGCGCCCACGAGTTTCCGTTGTGCGGTGGCGCCGAGGTGGGCGCGCTCGTCGGCCGCGGTGTCGGCATCGCGGTGCCGCGACGCGAGCAGCTGCTCTGGCTGGCGGCGTGGGCGGGTCCGCGTTGGATGTGGTCGGTGCACCGTCGGGTCGCGCTGCTCGCCGACGTCGACGTGGTCGTACCGATGGCGCGATATCGCTTCGAGGTCGGGGCCTCGGGGTCGTGCACCGGGTCGATCCCGTTGGCGGTCGCGTCCACCTCGGGCTCGGGATTCGCCTGTAGGAGCGCAGGTTTGGGGGCCCGCACACGATCCCGTCACAGATCGGGGCGCGAGCCTGCATGCTCACGGGTGGAGCGGGCCCTGCAGCCCCCAAGAGGCACGAGGTGGGCGAGGGGCCGAGTCTCCAGGCGATCTACGAGCAGTACCACGCGTTCGTCTGGCGCGTGGCACAACGGCTCGGCGTGGGCCGAGCCGCACTCGACGACGTCGTGCAAGAGGTGTTCGTCATCATGCATCGCCGACGACACGA is a genomic window of Deltaproteobacteria bacterium containing:
- a CDS encoding NAD(P)-dependent oxidoreductase, encoding MQIFVTGASGFVGGAAVRRFVREGHRVRAMARSDRSAEAVAALGAEPVRCSLEAIGAADIGDADVVLHAAAFVDDWGPAEAWYQGNVIGTEHVLAATRAAGARRFIHIGTEAAIVHGQDIDGADESYPLAPESTYPYCATKAAAEAMVRAANDARLETIVLRSRLVWGPGDTTLAPAIEAMAGRWRWIDHGARAPRPRTSTTSSRPSRSRSPRACPARRTSCSTTASRPCTR
- a CDS encoding ankyrin repeat domain-containing protein, which gives rise to MSTMRTVCSYLLCLALACDRPDPRAWLDSTATSSLTDADRELLAAASRGDAAVVEAAMARGARPDAVSDTVVEGISFAAPAIVLAARDGHVEVVRALLRAGAKIDARTGLGGETALVSAAIDGHADVVDALLVAGASVDLPNAWGKTALMWASDNGHDAAVRRLLAGGADVTRRCDEGRTAADYADDPAVLALLRGAEPSRWSGLGARITWPAREALPRA